The Piliocolobus tephrosceles isolate RC106 chromosome 4, ASM277652v3, whole genome shotgun sequence genome contains the following window.
ACTCTTGCTCTGGAcaagggaggaggcaggagagccaGTGAGGGGAGGTTGAACAAGGAGCAGTAATCtaagaagggaaaacaaaaatagagtggGAAATAAAGGGAGGAGTGAAAGAAGGGCAGGCTTTGGGAGGTCCTGTGGCACTTGTGGGCAATGCCTGTGCTCAAAGGCCTCTTAGGGGGCAGGTGGCTATTTCAGTGTGTTCCCATTATAGAAATGGATCCTAGTGTTGCCCTGAGGAAGGGCACGGAAGCTGGAACTGACACACCACTCCTTAGGTCATTTTTACCTCGTGAATCTACGGTGACTCCCACCCTTGATTTTTCTGTTTAGGACCCTCTGAGGTCTAGCTCTGCCTTTGTCCTTCCCGTAGGAGCTCCAGCTACCTCTCCAACTCTCTACTCCAGTCAGGCTGCACTCCTGCCTTGAGCCCCACACCCATACCTCTGTTTTCTTATTCTATggttttccctcttcctttcctttgcaCATGTCTAAACTACCTCCATCAACTACCTCCATCATAGGTCAAgatctattttatttcataataataactTACATTGCAATAAACTTTATGCCAAGCACTTAAACATGCACAATTATACCTGAGCCATTGTCTCCTGgacatttctttaattattttggcTACATTCATATTTCCTCATGTTTTATCTCTTGGAGCATTTGTTCACTAACCCAACTCTACAGAATCAACCCCTAGGGATGAAATGCTGCAATAATGTCCACTGTCAATAAACTCCCCAGGAAAAATTGGAGTTAGGAGTTAGGGTGACCCAAGCTGGTAGAATTTTGACTAGTGCTGTTTATGTTTTtccatattatataataaattttttgcCAAGATGATGTAtaacttttataatgaaaattagctattgtgccactgtactccagtgggtgaaagagcaagatcccatctcttaaaaaaataaaaataaaaatagaatgttaaaaaaaatacatctcttaaaaaaaataaaaatagaatgtacaaaaataatacaaattagcACACATATTAAGCTCCCCAGTTGATTCTGATGATTTGGGAACCATCAGGTCCATGTTAGTCATTTGAACAATGATTCAGTCATAAgcctttttaaatgtattccccATCCAACAAGGCAGAAAAGTATTCAACATTAAGAACTGGccctgtctgttttctctctctctggtgcTAGCAATTCCAAGCTCAAAGCAGGAGTTCCATAAATACATGAGTGGGTTTGAACAGACTCTaacaaaaatacgaaaaaaattaatgaagacaCACACGACGCagtacatttggaaaaaaaaaaaagaaaatcttacaaTTAATAGGTTAAAGAAGtgtgcttttttttaattaaaaaaggtAATGACTAGCTGAGGAGAAAATTGGAAGACAGAGATTATAAATACAGCCTAACAGGGTTGGTTTAGGCTGAGTTATCTGCAGGGTTGGTTTAGATACAAGCTTTTCCTTccaataaaagttgaaataagaGGTATTCACATCTCCCTTTTTGGTGGTCTTAAAAACTATCAGTTTTATCTGTGCAGGACAATTTATAGGCACTCTTCTTGAAATGGGAGAGGGATGAATTAGATGACCTTTCATGCTGTTAGCGCTTTTCTCCTCTCTTGGAAAAATGTTAAGCCTTGGCACTCAGTACCAGGTAGCACCCTCAGTGCACTAGTTCTGGTGAAATAAGAGAGGAagcatttctgtttcttgaaAAGTTTTATTTGGTGACTATATACAATCATAAATACACATTCCTCTGAAGACTATAAAAGTCTTCTCCTCTAAACAAttaacttttcattaaaaaaaagaaacttgaagcTGCACTTGCAGCctattatttaaatcatttgtGTAAAGAGTAAATTCAAGTAATGTATAGCTACCTCTACACATGTTATtaatatgaatacatataatGTAGTtggcttggtaaatatttttaaaactctgtagcctttgaataaactttccttgaaaaacaaaacGCAATTCTCACTCACATTTACCAAGGACAGAACCATCTCTTAAGCTTTGCCATTGCTTCCCAATGCTCCCTGCTTTAGGAGAAAACAAGGAACTACTTTGGGTCCATTCAGCGCAATCTTCCTCATTCTGCTCAGGACCCAGATAGAATtgcatgaaataaaacaaatatagacATAATTAGAGCAAGGAAATCTCTTCCTGATCTTGTCGCCAGATTCATATGAGATCCTTTCTAGTCTTTTATACTTTAGTCAGATCAGGTGGTGTTTGTTTGATAACAAATCTATGTCAGTATTGATGCTCTTGGTTTCACAATCACACAAGTTTAAGAGTATTCATTCATTGagcaaacataaaaatttaaacctTCTTATGTTGGGTTAGTTATATAAATGTCCATTTCCAACATCCTCAAATGCCTTTAATCCAACTGCATATTTATGGAATAATGGACTGTGGTCCTGGGACcaaatattgtttaaatttgaTTTGTTGAGAACACTACATAAAGGGAATCTTCGCCAAGACACAGAGCACTTCATCTCCTCAGGAGGAGATCCCATGCCATCCCTTCTAAGCAAGGGCATGGTCGAACTGTCCTTTCTCCAGGCCTTCAAGTCCATCAGCCCAGGTAGAGGTTGGCATGCTTCGATATGGATCCAAAAGAATCCGGAAGCACCGGACAATGAGAATGCCCAAGAAGATaaacaacaaaatcacaaaaacaaatgTCGTTTTCTGTTCCAGGGACATGCTAGAATCTGCTGATATGTTCCCAAGGGGCACTAGGGATGAAGGGATGGGCTGTCCTCCATCCATGGTCCAGGGAAGCCAGAGCACAGGATATcctggtttccttttcttccatcaTCAATCTGCAGTGGTCATGGTGGCTGCACTCTGGAGAGGCTGAGTTATCTgcagggaaaaaggaagggaagggaatacCTATAAAATAGCAGCCTTATTTTTTAGGTTCACAGTCCtatttttcagagagaaaaagaaatctgtaaacCAGCTTTCTTTTTCACCAGAGATACTCAATTCTGTATAATTATGGGGAAAGATATTTTACTCTTGCATGAAATTACCAGATTGTTCTCAGAAGAGCCACCTGGGGCCAGGAGGGATGGGCAGGGAATACAACTATAATATAGAAGATAAGGAATGTGCACAGTAATATTGACCTCAGGGTGTGCTGTCAACTTGACATCCGAACCCAGCCTCCCCTGCCAagtctccttcagctctgctccACTAATATTACTCTCACATTATTCTTATGATAGCACCATTGAGCGAGCCTCAGCCAGCACTGTGGCTAAACTGACATACGTTAGCCACTTTACTGCGAGCTTCATGAAAGCAGGGATCTCTGCAGCCCCAGtgcaaggaaactgaggttagAAAAGGTGCTTAAAATAGAAACCTTCTCCAGGAGCGTCAGGTTCTGGGCTCTGGGCTCCACTCTACTGCAAAATAAGTGTGGGACCTTGGAGAGGTCACTAAGCTGTAAAAATGCAAGTAGAAATGCCTGCATCTCTCATGGTGCTGTAATCAGGATGAAGAGCTGTGAAAACCCTTTGAAAagtatacaaaaaaagaaaaacaaacaaagctaaGTGTTGCTTCACCTAAGTTACAACTAAGGGAGCTATGctgcttctcctttcctttctactGCCTGAGCCGAGGGAGAACGGAGGTATCTCAGACTCCCAAACCATCAAGTTactgttgctttttcttttttcctcagaaaaCAAAGACCAGGTTCAATACTTGACCCTTGGAAGCACCTAGAGAATGAAGCCAAGAGAAACGAATTGACTGATGCATATTTTCAAAAGGATAGTTTTCCTTACAGTGGTTTCCTACCATTTAAGACTATTTGgtacagaggaagagaaggaaaaggacaaGCTAACACTATTTTAATTTAACTGGTGGAAAAACTTAGATATATAGATATTACtgtataaataaacaagtaaatattaCCATAGAAATATACAAGTATATACATGACAAGTATACACAGAGGTCATTAAAAGCTTCAGATACTGAAGTAAATCTACTTAAATCACATTGTAAACAAAAGTATATACATTAGACCCTACTgtatagaaaattaaataacatttattatgaattcattcataataaaaattacacaGCATAGTAACTAGTTACAGAAATTAACAcgaacacaaaataaattttgttcaatgaaaataaacaaccaaataaaaatagaatacgTGACCTAAAGTATCAATACAATGTTTCTTCAGTTAACTTATAATCATTGCCTTCAAGTACAGCATTAGTAATCATAGTATAACAGTCTGCATTATATTGACACTTCAAAGTTTATAAAATCACAGTTTAAAAAACGGGGATCTCAGCCAGGATCTGGGAGGAAGGAGTTACCAGTTGGGTAATGCATCATTTTTGCAGCTCTatcactttgaatttttttaaaggctagaACAGTTGCAAAACTCATTTATAATTCATGTTTGTTTTGAAGTAAGATTGGGATAAAAATTTgactgcatttttaataaataagctcTTTAGGAATTTCCAGTATGCTAATGCACtggcttttgttttggtttgcttgtttCTAAGCACCCTCCCAGCCTTGGGTATTAATTCCTTGTGGGCCAGGAAAGGAGGGGCAGAAAGGGAGGCCAGAGCCTCCAATGCAGGCCTCCTCAGCACATCAGACAGGGCCTCCTGTGTCCACCAAAAAGATTCAAACTATACTTAATCATATGAAACATAAAATTCTCCAAGGACTGGGCCAAAGAAAAGCCCACTGATGACAGAGGAGCAGATGCTGAGGCCATCCCTGATGTGTTCCTTCTGCTTTTTCATATCCTACTGAGGATCCTCTCACTGTGATCCCTGCTCTCTTGCTGGATTATCAAAATCTCATTCCATGTCCTTTTTCCCTCCAGCCCAAACGAGGCCAGAGTCCTGTTCCTTGTCCATTCTCAACAGAGCTGAGAcaggaagttctttttttttttttttttttgagatggagttttgctcttgttgcccaagctggagtgcaatggtgcgaacttagctcaccgcaacctccgcctcccaggttcaagtgattctcctgcctcagcctcctgagtagctgggattacaggcatgtgccaccatgcttggctaattttgtatttttagtaggccgGGATTTTTCCATgctggtcaagctggtcttgaactcccaacctcaggtgatctgcctgcctcagcctcccaaagtgctgggattacaggcatgagccactacgcccggccattTTCAGAAAGTTCTTTAGGAAAACACCACATaatccaaaaaggaaatataagaagaaaaaagaccatTAATGGTATAAATTGACATAAGGATTTCTGGATCTGTGAAATCCAAAAAATCAGGTCACAACTAGATAGAGAACATTTTGAGTCCTTGGGAATGACCTCCTCAGCACAAGCAGGCTGACTAGTACGGGGATACTTTGCTCAGTCCCTCCCTTCCCACGGGGGTCTCCACTTGATGAGCAACTTTGTGAGCCCAGGAGCAGTCTTCCCCAGCCTTCTCTTCCATACAGGGCAAATGCCAGATCCTTCTCTCCTGGATCAACTCTCATACTTTGTAGGCTTCACCCACAACTCAGGATTTAGAGCGAGGAAACCATTCATTTGGGGGCTGCAGTGATAGGCAACCATTCCAGAAACTCCAGCAAATAACTTATTCATCCTGATTCAGATTATCTGCCAGATCTGCCTCTTCAACCACCCTGGGAATGACTCTGGGACTCAGATTCTGCATGAGGATACCAAGTattagaatgatttttaaaatcagttttattttgaagttttaccATCCTCTACTGATTAAAAGGCAAGGTACAAAGGAAGGGTTAGCCCTCTTTGCATTGAGAAGCCTCCTAAACTATAACTATGTGTATTCTCCAATGTCTCCATCACCAAACCTTTCCTAATATACCAAATTATGAGCAAATAGAggtcaaagaattttttaaactctGTAGCACATTGAGAGTTGTAAACCTCTCATCCCCCAGCACACTGTGGTGCCTAAGTTCCtataaaaataactgtttttggtCAAAGTGTCAACGTCTCCTATTAAATTGCAATATTTTACCTAGGAAAGTGGCACATTAATGTGCTAGCAGGAATGTGTGAGGACTGTTCCCGCCTGAAGGAGGGGGAAATGTGGTAAGTAGAAAGGCGATTGAAGGAAGACTTTGTTGGGTATGAGGGACTCCTGGACAGGAcaggaagccaggcatggtggtgtgagcagGGGGCCCATGGAGAGCCTTGGGGGAGGGATGAGGGATGGTGGGTAGAGACAATCAGGAGATGGTTGCTAAAGGGATAAAGAGATCCAGAAACCAGTGCTGACTATTTCACAATTTTTCCCAGG
Protein-coding sequences here:
- the CTXN3 gene encoding cortexin-3, with translation MDGGQPIPSSLVPLGNISADSSMSLEQKTTFVFVILLFIFLGILIVRCFRILLDPYRSMPTSTWADGLEGLEKGQFDHALA